In Uranotaenia lowii strain MFRU-FL chromosome 2, ASM2978415v1, whole genome shotgun sequence, one genomic interval encodes:
- the LOC129742326 gene encoding uncharacterized protein LOC129742326: protein MSLDLRNVCRVCVQSSENFVPLFDTSYGFSVPELMLRVTHVEVLSDDPYPQMICERCIKQFEIMNILIENCQTADRYFKSTIRQFDVKHFDIPVVTTECPPEVTNGSAEANCDASQQKLNVANEHPPTEDVFSTRLDSNVEDLVQVDPIGAVDINREPNYTQCCGCVEHFENFDTLQKHSQMTHLNEKGICGPVAVNLIECSICFKMFSGISYLDSMHRLNAFKHRLVSVGVPSVMQCCSCEVVVSNHDQMLEHARQHEINKTQDDGSQPYECRYCFKRYNKRQTLSFHQKFSSSYKKHLIAKQRGCRAIKKRTDIESTNESRICCGCSAEFPSVDSLTQHSQMHHELYKREPDTENPFECEICFKQFPTLIRLEQHRLVPYMRSHKCTVCNKSFPNQTLHKKHMEMHKKQDIAGPSQDNRQSQQSYSCEECGKLFNSKYVLQSHLKSKHSEIKPYGCSLCPRRFKGKQMLQTHLRVHTKEEPYTCAFCPKTFIQLTDKKRHEVNTHSKQYPLRCSVCDKGFPTGRRKELEKHERLHQNGEEYPLTCQFCDRTFTRIAQRNRHQARHVAERDRNMKQKLEEIGLVYFAVHNLPAGGELERPGICLEEKIPMNPFTVHMSKGVTGSSYGGNAQDPVPVVCSSVTRKIVPDFPYVLMCNVNIQSASSGSRHWLVSKAKNNYLQLESNIVDGMAQESKDRSRIINYKLLPLASRSPMMASPPVPATGANNHPAQINLKAPKKNVLQSANPFEGFHLSRPNSNLQFNINVGERMDICRACMEDDGVTYSQLFTAPEDSNCEKLCPAEMMADCTGITIRKSDGLPEVICGDCFNAIKIAYTIRSKCRNSDRKLRKILNIISKADGGLESAELENNVMNVAITDINYESSYQQEIVPENSAVENVSSKNTELFQNDLILKTETFVGSVESSHECVERESVSPIFMKLEILPEEKNCIKEQYIVEQFDEIDNETQFQQSVDRDDQMSLKSINEADTETGEENFEKQTIPDENESVLMQIEMLEDDETEEEEDHYEDYEAIEEELAVETISNLQSCGTVCCCGCPLEFANEEQLVDHAQLIHLQDKKPELLENSVFCEICFKIFGSLNALKMHKTHRFNKISRTCKCCTLVLSSIQKRKQHEKMHEFIPETFEIKCCGCNEMITLEELGNHIDEAHKRNDQFSTKFICPFCYEGFEEKKNLENHLYWQEITKLFKMSNKQEMPVVKLTSDVDGKERFVCDLCGKDFSTKGNLKSHRNLHDSAQRQFKCEHCEKDFTKKSNLNVHILRAHTVESMFPCAVCNKSFKYSSNLKIHMRVHTKERPYSCEHCSKTFIHLSDKRRHEILHSGDYPFKCQNCGKPFARKTLFDRHSTGCGKRGRRSESGNVRSEKHRLQPAELTKVRCDLCNSWFTSVQNLADHRADMHIQSLDEGLYDTEIEVE from the exons ATGTCCCTTGATCTCCGAAATGTCTGCAGAGTGTGTGTACAATCGTCAGAAAACTTCGTTCCGTTGTTCGATACCAGCTACGGGTTTAGCGTCCCAGAGTTGATGCTGAGGGTCACACATGTTGAG GTCCTCAGCGATGATCCATATCCACAAATGATATGTGAAAGATGCATCAAACAGTTCGAAATCATgaatattttgatagaaaattgtCAAACTGCTGATAGATACTTCAAAAGTACAATCCGACAATTTGATGT AAAACATTTTGATATCCCCGTTGTGACCACAGAGTGCCCTCCAGAAGTCACCAATGGATCTGCTGAGGCAAATTGTGATGCatcacaacaaaaactaaacGTAGCAAATGAACACCCTCCGACCGAAGATGTATTTAGCACAAGATTAGATTCCAACGTGGAAGACTTGGTTCAAGTAGATCCAATCGGCGCGGTTGATATTAATCGTGAACCAAACTACACTCAATGTTGTGGTTGCGTTGAACATTTTGAGAACTTCGATACGCTTCAAAAACATTCCCAGATGACTCATTTGAATGAGAAAGGTATTTGTGGTCCTGTGGCAGTAAATTTGATAGAATGTAGCATCTGCTTCAAAATGTTTTCGGGAATTTCCTATTTGGACTCCATGCATCGCCTGAATGCTTTTAAGCATCGCTTGGTTTCCGTTGGCGTACCCTCAGTCATGCAATGTTGTTCGTGTGAAGTAGTTGTCTCGAATCACGACCAAATGCTCGAACATGCAAGACAACACGAAATAAACAAGACGCAAGATGATGGATCTCAACCATACGAATGCCGGTATTGTTTTAAACGTTACAACAAGCGTCAAACGTTAAGCTTCCATCAAAAGTTTAGCTCGAGCTATAAAAAACACTTGATCGCAAAACAAAGAGGCTGCAGGGCTATCAAAAAGCGAACCGACATTGAATCTACCAATGAGAGTCGCATTTGTTGTGGCTGTTCAGCAGAATTTCCTTCGGTAGACTCGCTGACTCAACATTCTCAAATGCACCACGAACTATATAAACGAGAACCGGATACTGAAAACCCTTTCGAGTGTGAAATTTGCTTCAAACAGTTTCCAACATTAATACGTTTAGAACAGCATCGCTTGGTTCCGTACATGCGATCTCACAAATGCACGGTTTGTAATAAATCATTTCCTAACCAGACCCTGCACAAAAAGCATATGGAAATGCATAAAAAACAGGATATAGCAGGTCCTTCGCAGGATAATAGACAGTCACAGCAATCTTACTCTTGTGAGGAGTGTGGAAAACTATTCAATAGTAAGTATGTTCTACAATCGCATTTAAAATCGAAGCATTCAGAAATCAAACCCTATGGATGCAGCTTGTGCCCACGTCGGTTCAAAGGCAaacaaatgcttcaaactcatTTACGAGTGCACACAAAGGAAGAACCATATACGTGTGCTTTTTGCCCGAAAACCTTCATTCAGCTAACAGATAAAAAGCGCCACGAAGTCAATACTCACAGCAAACAGTACCCGTTGCGTTGTTCGGTGTGCGACAAAGGTTTCCCCACTGGGCGTCGAAAGGAGCTGGAAAAACACGAACGACTTCACCAGAACGGCGAGGAATACCCATTGACTTGTCAGTTTTGTGATCGCACGTTCACCCGGATAGCACAACGGAATCGACACCAAGCGAGGCACGTGGCCGAGAGAGATCGGAATATGAAACAAAAGCTAGAGGAGATTGGATTGGT atACTTTGCCGTTCACAATCTTCCGGCTGGAGGTGAACTGGAAAGGCCGGGAATTTGTTTG gAAGAAAAAATCCCAATGAACCCCTTCACCGTGCACATGTCCAAAGGAGTCACAGGGTCCAGTTACGGTGGCAACGCACAGGATCCAGTTCCGGTGGTTTGTTCCAGTGTCACGCGAAAGATTGTTCCGGATTTTCCCTATGTATTGATGTGTAAT GTTAACATTCAATCAGCATCATCCGGTTCTCGGCACTGGCTTGTTTCGAAGGCCAAAAATAATTACCTGCAGCTGGAGAGCAACATAGTCGATGGAATGGCACAGGAATCCAAAGACAG GAGCCGAATCATCAACTACAAGCTACTTCCTCTTGCGTCACGTTCACCGATGATGGCTTCACCTCCTGTACCAGCTACTGGTGCCAACAATCATCCGGcccaaataaatttgaaagcaCCTAAAAAGAACGTCCTCCAGTCAGCCAATCCGTTTGAAGGCTTCCATTTGTCTAGGCCCAACAGCAACCTTCAG TTTAACATTAACGTAGGTGAAAGAATGGACATCTGCAGGGCTTGCATGGAAGATGACGGGGTAACATATAGCCAGTTATTCACAGCACCTGAAGATAGTAACTGTGAAAAACTGTGCCCAGCTGAAATGATGGCCGATTGTACCGGAATCACG ATACGAAAATCCGACGGACTTCCAGAAGTGATTTGCGGGGATTGCTTCAATGCGATAAAGATCGCCTACACCATTCGATCAAAATGCAGGAACTCGGATCGCAAGCTGAGAAAAATACTAAACATTATCAGTAAAGCCGACGGTGGCTTGGAATCTGCGGAACTAGAAAACAATGTCATGAATGTTGCGATCACAGACATAAACTACGAGAGTTCTTATCAACAGGAAATTGTACCGGAAAATTCTGCGGTTGAAAATGTTTCGTCTAAAAACACCGAATTATTTCAGAATGATCTGATTTTGAAAACGGAGACATTTGTTGGATCAGTTGAGAGTAGCCATGAGTGTGTGGAAAGGGAATCTGTAAGCCCCATATTTATGAAACTCGAAATACtaccagaagaaaaaaattgtatcaagGAACAATATATTGTGGAACAGTTTGATGAAATAGATAATGAAACCCAGTTTCAACAAAGTGTTGATCGGGATGACCAAATGTCATTGAAATCAATCAACGAAGCTGATACTGAGACAGGagaagaaaactttgaaaagcaaacgataccagatgaaaacgaatcgGTTCTGATGCAAATAGAAATGCTAGAAGATGATGAaacagaagaagaagaagatcatTACGAAGATTATGAGGCAATAGAAGAAGAGCTAGCAGTTGAAACCATCAGTAATTTACAGTCGTGTGGTACAGTTTGTTGCTGTGGGTGTCCTTTGGAGTTTGCAAATGAAGAGCAACTAGTTGATCATGCTCAATTGATTCATTTACAGGATAAAAAACCAGAGCTTTTAGAAAATAGTGTATTTTGCGAAAtttgttttaagatatttggGTCGTTGAACGCactaaaaatgcataaaactcaTCGTTTTAACAAAATCTCAAGAACCTGTAAATGTTGTACTCTGGTTTTAAGCAGTATACAAAAACGGAAACAGCACGAAAAAATGCATGAATTCATAccagaaacttttgaaattaaatgctgCGGATGTAATGAAATGATTACTCTCGAAGAACTAGGAAATCACATTGATGAGGCTCACAAGAGAAATGATCAATTTAGTACAAAATTCATATGTCCCTTTTGTTATGAAGGGTTCGAAGAgaagaaaaatctggaaaatcatTTATATTGGCAAGAGATtactaaacttttcaaaatgtcTAATAAACAAGAAATGCCTGTTGTAAAACTAACATCAGATGTCGACGGAAAGGAAAGATTTGTTTGCGATTTATGCGGGAAGGACTTCTCCACCAAGGGGAATCTTAAATCACATCGGAATCTGCACGATTCTGCTCAAAGGCAATTCAAATGTGAACACTGTGAGAAAGATTTCACTAAAAAAAGCAACTTAAACGTCCACATCCTCCGAGCCCATACGGTGGAAAGTATGTTTCCGTGTGCAGTTtgcaacaaaagttttaaatattcatcCAATCTGAAAATCCACATGCGTGTTCACACCAAAGAACGGCCCTACTCTTGTGAACATTGTTCCAAAACTTTTATTCACTTGTCTGACAAACGAAGACATGAAATATTGCACTCTGGGGATTATCCTTTCAAGTGTCAAAACTGTGGAAAACCGTTTGCTAGGAAAACGTTATTTGATCGTCATTCGACTGGATGTGGCAAACGAGGGAGAAGATCTGAATCCGGAAATGTTAGAAGTGAAAAACATAGGCTACAGCCGGCTGAACTGACCAAAGTGAGGTGTGATCTTTGCAACAGCTGGTTTACATCTGTGCAAAATCTGGCTGATCACCGTGCAGATATGCACATTCAATCGCTGGATGAAGGTTTGTATGATACTGAAATCGAAGTGGAATAG
- the LOC129749541 gene encoding nucleolin, protein MRSRTEMVTTQLEGSDFDEESDFEASEEDWKPTKDDMKPKKVKSPTRAKKAPAAGKNGKKKPGRKPAKRTKRKESSDEEDDDDFSESEETIPPPKARKLSVKKEPGTAPNTKVEASTSGSSSSAVSKPEPLQRKVAPTPVKSFPDKGGFLTLYLFKGDLKEGIINNHQVCLWRRDGSSLLQKYLRDKTITGDVPHYNSSMVYSCWEDKRSDEYLEVKVRCVEQAKQIRVELTNVEELEARARGEYESFVAVHGEVQPRSSAGSSGSNNKRKKGANSADDEEDGDDDNDEDDDDEEDEDDEDGEGTGADGQGNDDEDEESEDDVQEE, encoded by the exons ATGCGCAGCCGAACTGAAATGGTAACAACCCAACTCGAGGGCTCAGACTTTGACGAAGAATCGGATTTCGAAGCTTCTGAAGAAGACTGGAAGCCAACCAAGGATGATATG AAACCAAAAAAGGTTAAATCTCCAACGCGCGCTAAGAAAGCACCAGCTGCTGGCAAAAATGGGAAGAAAAAACCTGGTCGAAAACCGGCTAAACGAACCAAGCGCAAGGAATCATCTGACGaggaagatgatgatgatttttcggaATCTGAGGAAACAATCCCACCACCGAAAGCTAGGAAACTT tctgTCAAAAAAGAGCCTGGAACGGCACCCAATACCAAAGTCGAAGCTAGCACATCCGGAAGTTCATCGTCAGCTGTTTCTAAACCAGAACCGCTTCAACGCAAAGTGGCCCCGACTCCCGTGAAGAGTTTCCCGGACAAGGGCGGTTTCCTAACATTGTATTTGTTCAAGGGCGATCTCAAGGAGGGAATCATAAACAATCATCAAGTTTGTCTGTGGCGCCGAGATGGTTCTAGTTTGCTTCAGAAGTATCTTCGCGACAAAACAATTACCGGCGACGTACCCCACTATAATTCGAGCATGGTT tATTCATGTTGGGAAGACAAACGTTCCGACGAATACCTTGAGGTCAAGGTGCGCTGTGTAGAGCAAGCGAAGCAAATCCGGGTGGAGCTCACGAACGTTGAAGAGTTGGAGGCGAGAGCCAGGGGCGAGTATGAGAGCTTCGTTGCTGTACACGGAGAAGTACAACCTCGTTCTTCAGCAGGATCTTCGGGCAGCAATAACAAACGCAAAAAAGGAGCCAATAGCGCGGATGATGAAGAGGATGGCGACGATGACAATGACGAGGATGACGATGACGAGGAGGATGAAGATGACGAAGACGGCGAAGGAACCGGAGCTGATGGTCAAGGtaatgatgatgaagatgaagaAAGTGAAGACGACGTGCAAGAAGAGTGA
- the LOC129746111 gene encoding RING finger protein 10, with the protein MEKNHRFSNQSLSSKGANTEPKKTQETAKWPRHSKRREQPNFSDSKADTYRGGNGKASASGKARNQTNYSYNSNDKRTKQQQRPSPPLDAETSLLESSDPFDEQFEGAGLVSAYDARGSIPVRHELHSVFSSGSKKQSLNHLLNFHYAPRERDQPVRFTKTGNNRSHIKKMSYNKEQFLQANCQFVVRANEDYGAFLASPDLLVDWAKIEQIHILSSEEPQCPICLYPPVAAKMTKCGHVYCWPCILHYLALSDKTWRKCPICYDAIHIPDLRSAVSKPFHCYALDEFVTFQLMRREKASMGVAIGTVVQEHKTEIPHFQAQTGNTILSKLLLADTEQILNIVAREQQELENQIVTDGIHCPENVFVQQALDQLKERKETILGAKPIFFSDKKKQQEASSINKPRMVEEINTEAVDCTMKQQERNPASAIDYLIDEDSNFSLSDIEIVQTTQCASSDYLYFYQSMDGQPLFLHSINTRMLQAMYGGLDRAPPKLTGKIVQKDSCSMSEMLRKKLKYLQHLPVCTQFEVAEIEFGEDIIAPEILCEFKDELNRRHKDRQKRARAERIREKQIFEFNERQLGKSLARSAKINIGSTKQFPSCGAGDGFDFRYEPSSAASPPVSDISSASPGSSSVGPSWSKMLSATSAGSRWPSLPSGSGSMNTFAPLATPPPKLLQITGSKMGATYSAGRKLATDSDAEEDPENLLDEARVPEFRNDLSFAIEAALERATLNCDSGNSSTMDGCTKKTKSASGNGSGMNQSAKKKKNKKTLLFASGMTLN; encoded by the exons ATGGAGAAGAATCATCGCTTTTCGAACCAGAGTCTCTCCTCGAAGGGGGCGAACACTGAGCCGAAAAAAACTCAAG AAACAGCCAAGTGGCCTCGCCACTCAAAGCGACGTGAACAACCCAACTTCAGTGACTCCAAGGCAGATACTTATCGAGGCGGCAACGGCAAAGCGAGCGCATCGGGAAAGGCTCGCAATCAAACCAACTACAGTTACAACAGCAATGACAAGCGCACGAAGCAGCAACAACGTCCTTCACCACCTCTGGACGCTGAGACATCGCTGCTGGAGTCGAGTGATCCATTCGACGAGCAGTTTGAGGGAGCCGGACTAGTGTCGGCTTACGATgctcggggttcgatccccgtCAGGCATGAACTACATTCGGTGTTCAGCTCTGGTtcgaaaaaacaaagtttgaacCATCTTCTGAACTTCCACTATGCTCCCCGAGAGCGTGATCAACCGGTTCGGTTCACCAAGACCGGCAACAATCGGAGCCACATCAAAAAGATGAGTTACAACAAGGAGCAGTTTTTGCAAGCTAATTGTCAATTTGTTGTACGCGCCAATGAAGACTACGGAGCCTTTCTTGCTTCACCGGATCTACTAGTCGACTGGGCCAAGATTGAACAGATTCACATTCTTAGCTCTGAGGAACCGCAATGTCCCATATGTTTGTACCCTCCGGTTGCTGCAAAGATGACTAAATGTGGTCATGTCTACTGTTGGCCTTGCATATTGCATTATTTGGCTCTTTCGGATAAAACTTGGCGCAAATGTCCCATCTGCTATGATGCTATTCATATTCCAGATTTAAGGAGCGCTGTTTCTAAACCTTTCCATTGCTACGCACTGGATGAATTCGTGACCTTTCAGTTAATGCGGCGCGAAAAGGCTTCGATGGGTGTGGCCATCGGCACTGTTGTTCAAGAGCATAAAACAGAAATTCCGCATTTTCAAGCTCAAACTGGAAACACAATTCTTTCCAAACTTTTGCTGGCCGATACTGAACAAATACTGAATATTGTTGCGCGCGAACAACAGGAAttggaaaatcaaatcgttACCGATGGAATACATTGCCCGGAAAATGTATTTGTTCAGCAAGCCCTTGATCAGCTGAAGGAGAGGAAGGAAACAATTCTAGGAGCTAAGCCCATCTTTTTTTCTGATAAGAAAAAACAGCAGGAAGCTTCAAGCATCAACAAGCCGAGAATGGTTGAAGAAATAAACACAGAAG ctgTCGATTGTACCATGAAACAACAGGAAAGAAATCCAGCCTCAGCCATCGATTATCTAATTGATGAAGATAGTAACTTTTCTTTAAGCGACATTGAGATTGTCCAAACTACACAGTGTGCTTCCTCGGATTACTTATACTTTTACCAATCTATGGACGGGCAACCGCTGTTTTTGCATTCAATCAATACTCGCATGTTACAGGCCATGTATGGGGGTTTGGACCGAGCCCCTCCGAAGCTTACAggaaaaatcgttcaaaagGATAGTTGCTCCATGTCGGAAATGTTACGCAAAAAGTTGAAGTATTTGCAGCATTTGCCTGTTTGTACTCAATTTGAAGTGGCTGAAATCGAGTTTGGTGAAGACATAATTGCGCCGGAAATTTTGTGTGAATTCAAAG atgaattgAACCGTCGTCACAAAGATCGCCAAAAGCGTGCCAGAGCAGAAAGAATTCGTGAGAAGCAAATATTTGAGTTCAACGAAAGGCAATTGGGAAAATCCTTGGCTCGTTCAGCCAAAATCAATATCGGTTCGACGAAACAATTTCCTTCG tgTGGAGCCGGCGACGGGTTTGATTTCCGGTATGAACCGTCTTCGGCTGCTAGTCCTCCAGTGAGCGATATATCGTCTGCTTCGCCCGGCTCATCCAGTGTGGGACCTTCTTGGTCAAAA ATGCTGTCAGCTACATCTGCTGGATCTCGCTGGCCTTCGCTCCCATCAGGTAGTGGATCGATGAACACTTTTGCCCCGCTAGCAACGCCTCCACCTAAGTTGTTGCAAATAACCGGATCCAAAATGGGGGCCACATACTCTGCAGGACGAAAACTTGCAACAGATAGCGATGCTGAGGAAGATCCCGAAAACTTGTTGGACGAAGCTCGTGTGCCGGAATTCAGGAACGATCTAAGTTTCGCCATCGAAGCAGCTTTAGAACGGGCTACGCTAAATTGCGATTCTGGAAATTCCTCCACGATGGACGGATGCACCAAGAAAACGAAATCGGCTAGTGGAAACGGATCCGGAATGAACCAGAGtgcgaagaaaaagaaaaacaaaaaaacattgctgTTTGCTTCCGGCATGACCCTTAATTGA
- the LOC129746112 gene encoding protein SDA1 homolog has protein sequence MVRHNNQLPDNLPQLQNLIKRDAESYKDEFLQQYQHFLSVLEIFRLEPDKENKSLCESIMFLAQVAQCYIEELKTFPQTIVDLLKTHSTTLDPEMRNTFCRALILLRNKNLISPLDLLELFFQLLRCPDKALRTFLENHIITDIKNMNAKHKDMKLNSTLQNFMYTMLKDANPKAAKMSIDIMIELYKKRIWNDAKTVNVIGSVGCFSKITKVMVASLKFFLGTDDQEEKDSDEDSDKEVDLKGIMMANKVNKKTKKRKKQLEAAKKLYNQAQKKKTKAVAFNFSAVHLIHNPQGMAETLFKQLQNGNERFEVKLMHLDVISRLIGIHELFLFSFYPYITRFIQPHQRQVTRILQFAAQASHELVPPELIEPVIKALVNNFVTERNSSDVMAIGLNAVREICVRCPLAMNEDLLRDLTMYKNYKERSVMMAAKSLILLYREQIPTLLAKKDRGRPTEASVEIKPKKYGEVQALDHVPGTEALLNAAPDLNVDEGDSDGGDSDSDGSWVDIDSDEENLAEPKNKKITMVNTKQQDGSAEEEVEEGDEEEQEDEEDDGEWETDSEADSEEISDDEEEEKSKEEIEKVRSKKGKKPKKSIPLKQDTKEEQTDRNLTTLTSKEAVQDLALNKIFTDEDFARIEQEQIRKKMTHNNRKRQLEKEKSEFVKLDDIEMIYKKRKTDKASRIESMQKGREGREKFGYKDNRHDPFCSKTNREKNKNKNFNMVRHKARGKVKKSFREKQLALRKHLLNQKKMK, from the exons ATGGTTCGTCACAATAATCAATTGCCGGACAATCTTCCGCAACTGCAGAACTTGATAAAACGGGATGCGGAATCATATAAGGATGAATTCCTGCAACAATATCAGCATTTCCTCAGCGTGTTGGAAATCTTTCGTCTGGAGCCGGACAAGGAAAACAAAAGCCTCTGTGAATCTATCATGTTTCTGGCTCAG GTGGCTCAATGTTATATAGAGGAGTTGAAAACTTTTCCCCAAACGATTGTTGACCTTCTTAAAACGCACTCCACAACTCTCGATCCGGAAATGAGGAACACGTTTTGCAGAGCTTTGATTCTActgagaaacaaaaatttgatttcgcCCTTGGATTTGCTCGAATTATTCTTTCAACTTCTTCGATGTCCGGACAAGGCACTGCGAACATTTTTAGAGAACCACATAATAACGGacataaaaaatatgaacgCCAAGCACAAGGATATGAAACTCAACTCCACCTTACAGAACTTTATGTACACCATGCTCAAGGACGCCAATCCCAAGGCAGCCAAAATGTCCATTGATATAATGATCGAGCTCTATAAGAAACGGATCTGGAACGATGCCAAAACTGTTAATGTCATCGGTTCCGTTGGATGTTTTTCAAAGATTACCAAAGTTATGGTAGCGTCTTTGAAGTTCTTTCTGGGAACTGACGACCAGGAAGAAAAAGATTCTGATGAAGACAGCGATAAAGAGGTTGACCTGAAGGGTATCATGATGGCAAACAAGGTtaacaaaaagaccaaaaaacgcAAGAAACAGTTGGAAGCTGCTAAGAAGTTGTACAATCAGgcccaaaaaaagaaaaccaaagCGGTTGCCTTCAACTTTTCGGCCGTTCACCTTATTCACAATCCCCAAGGAATGGCAGAAACCCTATTCAAACAATTGCAGAACGGAAACGAACGATTCGAGGTCAAGTTAATGCATTTGGATGTTATTTCTCGGCTAATAGGAATTCACGAACTTTTCCTGTTCAGCTTTTATCCGTATATAACAAG ATTCATTCAACCACATCAGCGACAGGTTACGAGAATTCTTCAGTTTGCTGCCCAGGCCTCACACGAACTGGTGCCACCGGAGCTCATAGAACCGGTCATCAAAGCTCTGGTTAACAATTTCGTCACCGAACGGAACTCCAGCGACGTAATGGCCATTGGACTGAATGCTGTTCGTGAAATTTGCGTACGCTGTCCGTTGGCCATGAACGAAGACCTGTTGCGAGATTTGACGatgtacaaaaattataagGAACGCTCGGTGATGATGGCAGCCAAATCATTGATTTTACTGTATCGTGAACAAATTCCGACGCTTCTTGCTAAGAAGGATCGTGGCCGCCCGACGGAGGCGAGCGTCGAAATCAAGCCGAAAAAGTACGGCGAAGTGCAAGCTTTAGACCACGTGCCTGGTACAGAAGCGTTGTTAAAtgctgctcccgatttgaatgTTGACGAAGGTGATTCGGATGGTGGTGATTCCGATTCAGATGGTAGCTGGGTCGATATTGATAGTGATGAAGAAAATCTGGCGGAGCCCAAGAACAAGAAAATCACTATGGTCAATACTAAGCAACAGGATGGTTCTGCCGAAGAAGAAGTGGAGGAAGGCGATGAAGAGGAACAAGAAGACGAAGAGGACGATGGAGAATGGGAAACAGATTCGGAAGCTGACAGTGAAGAAATAAGTGAtgatgaagaagaagaaaaatccaaggaagaaattgaaaaagtcCGTtctaaaaaaggtaaaaaacctaaaaaatcaaTCCCCTTGAAGCAAGATACTAAAGAAGAGCAAACTGATCGCAATTTGACCACTCTAACGTCCAAGGAAGCAGTTCAAGATCTtgcattgaataaaattttcaccgacGAAGATTTTGCACGCATTGAGCAGGAACagataaggaaaaaaatgactCACAATAATCGAAAACGTCAGCTGGAAAAGGAAAAGAGCGAATTTGTTAAATTGGATGATATCGAAATGATTTACAAGAAAAGAAAGACGGACAAGGCATCCCGTATCGAGAGTATGCAAAAAGGTCGGGAGGGAAGAGAAAAATTCGGCTATAAAGATAACAGACATGATCCGTTCTGTTCGAAAACGAATCgcgaaaagaacaaaaataaaaactttaacatGGTCCGGCACAAGGCTCGCGGTAAGGTCAAGAAGTCGTTCCGCGAAAAGCAACTTGCCTTAAGAAAACATCtgttgaatcagaaaaaaatgaaataa